A section of the Jaculus jaculus isolate mJacJac1 chromosome 6, mJacJac1.mat.Y.cur, whole genome shotgun sequence genome encodes:
- the LOC101601670 gene encoding olfactory receptor 6C3-like — protein sequence MYFFLQNFSFLEIIFISVSIPRFLASIITKLRTISYNNCLAQLYFFISMGVSEFFLLTAMSYDRYVAICKPLHYTIIMNKKLCSLLVLTSWLAGFLTIFPPLMLILSLDFCASNVIDHFSCDYFPILQLSCSDTWLLERIGFYFAFVTLLLTLALVILSYSCIISTILRIPSARQRKKAFSTCSSHIIVISISLEVANSPMSNLLHH from the coding sequence ATGTATTTCTTCCTCCAGAATTTCTCCTTCTTAGAAATTATATTCATTAGTGTTTCTATCCCCAGATTTTTGGCATCAATAATTACTAAACTGAGGACCATTTCCTATAACAATTGCTTAGCTCAGTTATATTTCTTCATCTCCATGGGTGTGTCTGAGTTTTTCCTTCTAACTGCTATGTCTTATGATCGCTACGTTGCTATCTGCAAGCCTCTGCATTACACCATCATCATGAACAAGAAGCTTTGCTCCCTTCTGGTCCTCActtcctggctggcaggctttctgACTATCTTTCCACCACTCATGCTCATCCTCAGCCTGGATTTCTGTGCTTCCAATGTCATTGATCACTTCTCCTGTGATTACTTCCCCATTTTACAGCTCTCATGCTCTGATACGTGGCTTTTGGAGAGGATTGGCTTCTACTTTGCCTTTGTTACTCTGCTGCTCACCTTGGCACTGGTGATTCTGTCCTACAGCTGCATCATCAGCACCATTCTGAGAATCCCATCTgccagacagaggaagaaggccTTCTCCACCTGTTCTTCTCACATCATTGTCATCTCCATTTCTTTGGAAGTTGCAAACTCACCTATGTCAAACCTTCTGCATCACTAA